The nucleotide window ggctggaaaaggattgttttgtctaactaaactgtgaagagaacttgctaacTCTTTACATGAAATTCAGAGTTACATACTAATGCAatacagaatctggaaaatatgaaagctaaaacttaagacATCACTATGCCCAAGGTAGTTGATAtgtgtggtttggtttttgtccCAAATGTCTCTCCTTGGCTCCTTTCTCCTCAGCAAGCTGTGTGTGCTCCCAGCAGAGTGTCATTTCTCACTGGCCGCAGGCCTGACACCACCCGGCTCTATGATTTCTACTCCTACTGGAGAGTTCATGCAGGAAACTATTCCACCATGCCCCAGTATTTCAAGGAAAATGGCTACGTGACCCTATCTGTGGGGAAAGTTTTTCATCCTGGTATGGTTTGAATTGTCATTTGCTTAACACAGAAATGCTTGATGTGTATAGTCTCACAAACGTAAATGAGTATTGATGTGTGATTCTCTTCTATATTAAGAACCTAAATCATAATCATAAGCCAGATTTTACAGTGGTTGTCATTAAGTCTTAAGGCATTAGAGATGAATGTATTAGATTACTTTTATCTAATGGATGTTTTCACATCTTATCTGGGAATTGTGGGAATAGATGTTGTACATTCTAAAAATACATCTGGAAGTTAGGTATctgctgaaaatgaaattatttgttGGCTTATTTCTTCCTGTACATGCTTCATGTCTCCTAATAGGCTGCGAGTCTGGATCAGGATATGACTAATGCTTCAGGTTCAGTAGGAAATTAATTCACTAGTTAAAAAGCAATAACACTACTGAGTTGAAAAATACTGTAATACTGATCCTCTTTTTGGCAGTTCCTTATCCTAGAATATACATGAAGACTGTTATTAAtcctgggtgtttttttttttttttttgggggggggggtttggttttttttttttttttttttccgtgtTCCCTGAAGTAAGATTCTTCAACAGGCTTATATGTCCCTCACTAGTACAAGGTGTATTTCAGGGAAGAATATCTGTCTTAACCAAGAAATAAAAGTCAGAAAGTTTATCTTTTCCTCAGTTGTCAAAGATTCATTTGAAATGTCTCTTAAtttaacatattaaaaaaaaaaacaattgaaGACAAGTTAAACTTGTGTCTGAGCTTTTCCTTGTTCAGTGAACTATTAGAGCATTCTTAATATCTTTATCCATTCCAGGGGTTTCATCCAATTACAGTGATGACTATCCCTACAGTTGGTCCATTCCACCCTTTCATCCTTCAGCTGAAAAGCATGAGAATGATAAGGTAAGTGTGATTTGTGGCACCCTAACAGAGACGGGTGTTCAAGATACAAACAAGTTCTTTGTAtcaaggacaggctgtgccctCTGGGTTTTGAGGCTGCACCCTGTGCAGGATAACAAGTAACCACTTCAATGCtttgtttctgtgctttctAAAAGAAGGCCTAGGTTATCAGATGTGTGTTTTGTTAATCCATGTGCCTGTCTTGCAGATGTTTTAAGTATTTCTAAATTGGTATTTGGAAACTTCAGTTACTGAGATATAAGCAAGAATAATCCTTGTTTGTGTCTAGGTTATGGATTCCTTTATCTGAAAAGTGTGGTTGTCAACTTGCACCTGCAACTGATCTGGCTTTGCTTTAGTTAGTGACAAAACATTGTCAGTAGTCTTGGTAAACTTAATGTGATAAAGAACTCAGGACTCAGTGAGCAGGGGccataattaaaataatgtttaaataATGTGAATCTTTATAATCTGATCCAGCTTTCTAGAATGTTTGTTGCTCTTAAGTGTGACATAAAAGAATCTGTTTTATCTTTATGCAAACATTGCATTGGCATCATGTGTTGGAGTCTGTacacagcccagccaggactGCAATCATGAGAGTACAGAGTCTTGGCAGTGCTTTGGTCTTGGGTTTACTGCTGGAAGAAGACTGGTTTTAACTCCAGCAGCATTTGCATCCATGACATAAAGAGAAGTAGCTTCATTTAGCAACCCTCCCACACATGCTGCTGAGGCCACCTTTCCCTGGCCACTGTTTAATCTAATTTATCTCTTTTCACTGATTACACATCAGCCACTGCTGGCATTTGCTCAGAAACTAAGTCAGTAGTTTCCAGGCAGCTTTCTATGAACTCTTGGGGTCAGAAGGAgctaaaatatatgtatataaaggAGAGCCAAATGCTGCTGCATCTCCATTAGATCAGAGATTCTGTTCATCATAGAAGCTGTGGGCTTGTGACCCATGTGACTACATTCTACCCAGGTTTAGAGAggatttctgcattttcataGGCATGGAAGTTGGTAGAGACAAATTGGTTTTAAAGTTACAGAACAAAGGATTTTGTCATTGTATTTAACAGAAGTTActgaactaattttttttcatgaagaCTTGTAGGGGTAAAGATGGAAAACTTCATGCAAACTTGGTGTGCCCAGTGAACGTGACAGAAATGCCTGAGGGGACTCTGCCTGATATTCAGAGCACTGAGGAGGCCATACACTTACTGAATGTCATGAAATCCACCAGGCAAAAGTTCTTCCTGGCTGTTGGTTACCACAAGCCACATATCCCACTGAGGTACCCACAGGTGAGGAGACTGGAACCTGCAGGAAAGGGAACTTAGACAAGTGTTGCTTTGAATTATAAAAGCTGTTCCCACAAATGCTTTATTGCTGTTTCTGGAAAGGGAGTTGGAAAGCAGCCTTGATTTGGTGTAACTCAGGAGTCACCTGTgatgtatttaatttaatgaGAATGAATTGTGACTCCTCAGCCAAAAGCCAGGCTTCTGCCACCATGATGGTGACTGCTATTGCATGGAGATGGGCTTCAGCTTGATGGACTATGGCATAATGAGGCCTTAAAGATCTTGTATTTTATTCTCTGTTTGACTTGGTGGCAAAACTCCCACTGATTTCAAAGTGGTGTTGGACCTTTTATTAGTGTTGTTTTGAAATACAGGAGGCTGGGTTTAGGTATTTACTAACTCAGTATTTTTCAGGAATTGGTTGGGGATGTCCAGTATTGCTGTTTCACACTCTGGCAGAAGGGAAATGAAGCCTTGTAAACTGTAATATTAAAGAGCCCTGCAAGGGAAAGTCGTTGCTGTTTAAACACAAAATTAACAGTATATGTTGGAGGTGAGGATAGTCTTTATATGTGTTTTAAAGGAATTTCTTTATATGTGTTGTAAAGGAATTTCTCAAGTTGTACCCCTTGGAAAATATCACATTGGCCCCAGATCCCTGGGTGCCTAAGAAGCTACCTTCTGTGGCATACAACCCCTGGATGGATATCAGGCAGAGGGATGATGTGGAGGCATTAAATGTTAGTTTCCCTTATGGAGCACTTCCAGATGATTTCCAGGTAAGCTGTCAAGCTTTGTCTGAAATCAAACTGCCTTCACTTGTTCAAATGCAAGGGAGGAGTCAGCTCCTGGGTGCTCTTCGATGCTCCCAGTTACTCAGCAACTGGCCATTTGCAATTTTTCTGCCTTGTATACTGTCACCTCTAGCTCTGTAGGCAAGCCTTCACTGTCACTGCAGTTCAGGTTGCATGTGAGGGAATGTATGTAACAGCTACCAATGCTGTGTTTGTGTTCATTATCTGAGTCTGTTTGCCTGTTTCAAGCCAGCACACAGTGTATCTTCTTTTGCAAGATTTTCCTTGACTCTCCAGTCCTTATGCCAAAATTAGGTGCACTGGCTAGACCTAGAGATGCAGAATGGGTTGGTTTGCAGTGTTTGTGCTTGAAAGCACTTCTGGGAGGGGGAATTTTCTAGCTACCTTCTCCCAGTTTACTTTTTCTGGGACATTAATTAGGCTACAgacaattaaaattaaagctTTACAAGCAGAGTCCTTTAGTTCTTTTACAAAGCCACCCCCAGGTTCTGCTGTATGTGTCTGGGGcaaacctttttctttctctcctgttCTCTTAACTTGCAGCGGCAGATTCGTCAGAGTTACTATGCAGCAGTTTCTTACCTGGATGTACAAATTGGCCTGCTTCTGAGTGCTTTGGATGATGCAGGACTCTCAAATAACACAATAGTAGTTTTTACTGCTGATCATGGTAAGCATTTCAATCTTTCTCAAGCTTACTGTTAAGAACTTCATTGTGCAACTCAGTGCTGGCATATTAATCCAGTGTGTGTTTCTGTAGTGTCAAGCAGAGCTGTCATACCTTGTTCCTCTGGCTTCTCTGAGCCAGATTGAGGGGACTGGCACTGGCTTCTGTGGCTGCACAGTTCTGTCCCCACAGGCACTTTTAATCAGGTTGAGGATTTGCTGGTGAGGGATGaggctgcctgccaggacacagGGCTGAGCTTGCTGTATTCCCAGCCCCTACCCAAGGAGTGACTGTTGCTGGGAATTGTGCTTGAAGAGTACAGCCACCACTCCTCCCCCCTTACCATTTGTAGAAAGCCATCTGGTACAGTGGGTAACAGGCTTTCTCATTAACTGCTCAAGTGTGTTTTCCTACACTTGTCATTGCTGCTTGCAGAGCATCTAAACTGATAGGGATATGGTTCCCTCTCATGAATGAGATCCTGCACACTCTGGATCCTGGTAAAAAACTTAATTTGAGCTGTGGGACAAATAACTCATTTGTATACCTTGTATACAAGCATTTATTGCTTGTTTCAATACTCTtaatattcattaaaataacCCTGTCATGATCCATTTGATTGTGGGATGGCTTAGCTGATTTAAACCACTTAGGATGTGAATTAACTACATCAATTTAAAGTCATGTATATAGTAAATTTGGGTTGACTTCTGTAAGCATGTGTATATAAAAAGCTCTTACAAGTTGCAAAGCAATGGATTAATACTTTTGGTACTAAAGTGAGACTAGATGTTCCTTCTGACTTGTTTGtaaactgattttttattttctttgctttggaTAACTGTAAACAGTTGGTGTTTCCAGTACCATGGCTGGCAAAGTGATcaagaaaaaacatttgttAACATAGCTATCACAGAGTTCCTTTGTCTTCCCCCAAAGTGAAGTTGGCAGTGTATCTGCCTGGAAGGAAGTCATGTTGGCATCTCTTTCAAGAGGACGAGTAGAGCTGAAAAGTTTTATCTCTATTGCTTCCTCAGGGATAGCATCCTGATATGGCAGTCTGGCATAGAGAGCAGCCTTGGCTCCAAGGGATGTTCAGCTACAGTGCTAACAGGAGCATTGGAAAGCTGGCAGCTGCCCAAAACTTAAATGAATGCTTTGTGAAATTGATCTGGAGACTCTTGCAGACACTGTGACACACCCCAATTCCtcttttctgctgctttaaTGCTGATTTCCTAATTCTAATCTTGAGAATCTATACATAAGGAAAGGTGTAATTATTTCCTTTATGAAAGAGTATCAAGTTGCAAGATTTATGTGGCTGTTGAAATAGTTTTCACACTAGAGAAAAGCCTTGTTACATCTAAATACAGATTATTTACCTTTTAATATAACCTTTATAATAGACTAGTGGCCTCAGCAGTCAGATTCAATTTATAATGAAGAAGAAATCACTACTAGATTACAAGCCAGTGTCTGCTCTGAATTGTCTTCTTTGTCACCTAGGGTGGTCCCTGGGAGAACATGGTGAATGGGCAAAATACAGCAATTTTGATGTTGCTACCAGAGTGCCGCTGATGTTTTATGTCCCAGGAATGACAACTTCCCCTGTCAGTCAAGGAGCAAGAGTCTTCCCCTACCTTGACCCTTTTAGCTATATTGGAGTCTCAGTACCTCAAGGTAAATTTACAgtgcttattttattttgcagtggGTAGATAGAGGTGGTTGTGTTGTCTCTGGGCACCTTAAGAATTTACTTTGTCTTTCTGAAGAGCACTTTTTCAAACTAATGGATATGATTATCTCTAAGGCTATTGGAGAAACATAAATGCTGaagttttcttcttaaaaatgcATCATAAGTGCATTGACTGGCATCTTCAAAGCTAACTGCTGCTCCTTAATTGCCTTGATTTCGgtacccccaaaaatcctgtaCAGAGcactttgaaaaaaattccaGCTGAATTATTAGAAAAAATTGTTGTCCAACCACCGTGTTCCATAACTTATATTTTGATATTATTTCTTCTAGGGCAAAGTAAACAAGTGGTGGAACTGGTATCTCTGTttccaacacttgcagagctGGCTGGCCTGCCAGTCCCTCCTGCATGCCCAGAGATGTCCTTTGGTGTTGTGCTGTGCACTGAGGGGAGAAGCATTGTCCACTATTTTAATATCTCTGAAGGAGAGGTGGGAGAAGGCAAGGAAGGGTGTGCTGACGCTGACAGGTGTTTTAATGAAGAACCTGTTGCCTTCAGCCAATATCCCCGGCCTGCAGACACTCCCCAGTGGAACTCTGACAAACCAAAGCTGAAAGACATCAGGATCATGGGCTATTCCATGCGTACCATTGACTACAGGTACACCCTGTGGGTTCAGTTTGACCCCAACAACTTCAGGGCTAACTTCGAGGATGTCCATGCAGGAGAGTTGTACATGATGGAGAATGACCCAAACCAGGATAATAATGTCTATAACAATACTTCACATGGTTGGTTTTTCAAAAAACTTCTTGGCTTTCTAAAGCACTAGGGTTCAGAAACTTTTGTGCTTGTTCTTGCAACTGAATTAATGTATAGAACCTTTCTTTTGTATAGAACCTTTCTGTTGTACAGAAGACATTTGGATTGAATAAAAATCCTGTTTGTATCAAAACAAGCTATTGCCTTTGTCTTGTTATGGCCCTTAGTGCACTGAAGTCGTCAGAGGGGACTTCTATATCTGTTTGCAAACACAAGCTTGTAACACTTCTGAAAAGGCCACACAGAGCATCAAACCCATACTGTGAAACATCTCAGTGGTCTTCTGTAGCAAGTGAAGAATTAAATTTCATTATCTGTGCTGAAACTGTTGGTGTGCAAggtgaaaaaacagaaaattacaaGTTTGAGTGGCCATGTGGAGAATGTAAATTGCAACAGAGGGGCCTGTCCCCTTAACCTAGGAGACCTGGGGCTGGCGTGGTCCAGTAAACAATTGGTAGTGGGAAGGGCTGAGGTATTTTCTCTCATTAGCCTTACCTCTTACTATTGCCCAGAGAAAAACTTCATATGTTTTATCCAAAATTTAATGATTTCAAATAAAAGCTTTAATTTGGAATTCATGCTTCTTATGATACATCAGAAGAATCTGAATTTTTAATTAGTTAATGTGTGTGAAATGAGTGTTTCATCACTGAAATACTAAATAAGACTGGGGGCTTAAGGTAACACTAATATTCTCTTTTGTGGATTTTCCTGAGGACTGGTCTAATGAGTCTCCACAGGAGAGAGGAGATGGAAACCTTTAGCTTTCGGAGCTGGCTGGTTGCAGAACTACTCAGTGCACTTGAGGGTTGTCACATCCAGTGACAGAGACCTGCATATTTGTCTTCCTAGGTGCTAATGGGCTTTGCATTCTGCTTTGGACTAGAAGAGCTAAAAGCCTCCCATTTAAATTTTTAGTATGGCATTTAgcaacacaggatgtggagcatTAGTTGTCCTAAGCTTTGCTGTAGGTAATGTCCAGATGGCCAAATGCATTAAGGTAAATATGTTTGGGAGCTTGTATTGAGAAAAATGGTTTTGCTGAGTATTTTATGTAAGTGCTGTCTGTACTTTGTGCTCACAGCCACAAGGTACACAGTGCTTTAGTGTGAGGGCAGTAATTTGTGCTGTTTTCTATCAACCTGCTGGATTTCTGCAGTTCTGTCTTGGTAATCAAGAGTCTTAAAATTTGTACCTTAAAAAACAAGAGCTTGTTCAGATGGTATTAACTCTTGCTACCTTCCTTAATGAACTGCTCCAATTCCTACCAAAAGCCAGCCATTACTTGTCTTCCTCAGATAAATTGACTTTAATATCCTGGAGGAGCCATGGATATaactttatttcattaaaatccaTGTGACAGTCTTATTCCTAATTAATGTAGGGATACCCACCATGCATCTGATTCTCTGTTAGAAGACAGTGGTTATTTAGTGCCTTAAACTCAATTACAAGAATGTATTTCTTATGAACTTGTCATTTGTTTTACTCAGCCTGAGATCCTGTGTGTTCTACAGCATTATTATTCCaggtaaaaatgtatttttccctCATTTATGCATATATACTTAGATCTTCAGCTGGTGTGAAGTACTTCAGTTATGTGTAGCAGATTCAATGTAGCTATACCAATTTCACACTGCTGAAGGTGTGTTTTACTGAGTGCAGTGCCGGGCAGAGATTTGGAGTCTGATGCAAGAGCTAATTATATCTCTGACACACTTTCCTTCAAAGGAAAATCAAATATTGGGGAAGTTATTTTGGGGAATGTATTGAAGCATTAAGGATTAATCTAAATCTCTGGTATGCTGGGTCAGTAATACAATGTGCATTTAAAATTGTTCTGGCAAATGGGTATTATCTGAGACTTGGCTACGTGAGCTTTGTCTTTTGTTCTCCTGCTaagacatctgaaaaaaaaccccaaaaaaacaaaaaaaaccaaaacaagcccACAGTTTTTGGGGGATGTAAAATTATAGTATGTAGATAAATTATTTAGGATTATATTTGCATGGAAACATTTCTGTGCATACCCTGTCCTAAGCCTTCCATCACTTCAggcaatttaatttttcaagtgGAGATAAAAGTCCTGGTGCTAGGTGatgagtatttttttcctcaagtcaTTCTCTTTATATTGAAAGGGAAAAGCTGCCCTTGACCTTTCTTAATCAAAATCCAGTAATCTTTTGGGGAGACATGAAACAGAATTGTCTCTGACAGCCAGTGAATCAAGATGTATCTGCAAGCTCAGGGCAAGGACGTTCCTGAGGAATTGCAGAAGtccctgagcagggctgtgcagtgcCCCTGGAGAGCCGGGCCCTTCtgcctgctgctgagctggggcaggctgtTTCTGGGGATGAAAGaggcacagcaggaaaaaatactCTGCTCTTGCAAGTGCCATGCTTGTTTTGGTATGGAACTGGGTGGGCGAAGGGAAAATGCAGCAGTGACAAATGGAGAATGCCCATTTTTTCAAGCAAACCAAAACCCTGTTTCTGCTGGAGAACCTGAGCTGTGGGTCTTGCAACCTCCACTGGAGAACAAAAGAGCTTAACGGGAGCAATAAAAGTAAAGTGCTCCTGTGAGCAGCGCTGTCTCTAGAGGGAAGAGGTTGCAAGCCAAGCATCCGGAAATAAATGAGATGCCAGCGTTGACCCTATTTCTCAGGATGGCACCAGAACAGCTGGAAGAACAGCAGGATGCTGCCTCAGCAGGAATTGTTACCTGTGGTACTTGCATGGAGTTCCTGCACTGGGGACTGCGGAGTAGCCGCTGTAAGCACTTGGCACAAAGCAGAGTCAATAAACAGACTGCTGTTAATAAGCTAATGTACAGCAGTGATTAAGCAATGGAATCAGGATTGTGGTCCCTAAACAGCTGTACATCAGTCAGTCATAACTCTTGATGTTTTTTCGAGTGTATAGATGCACAGAACCCTAAAATCAAACTTTCTGGAGGAAGGTGAAATATACACTATGCACAAAGCAGGAGCAATGggaatcttaaaaaaaaatggaggcagctgtgtttgggtattttttgcAGCACTACAGGAATGTTTATGGCATGCTGTTTGCAAAGCAAAGATTTGGGTCTAATTTCAAGCATGCTGTGCACACTGGAGTAGATGGAAATGCTGTTGCTCCACACTGTGCTGTGCAACAGATTGGAATCCCCCCTTTGGCCTGTGCTTGCTGGGGGAAATGGGGTACGTTGTGGATTAATGTGAGAGTTGCAAGTGTGTTTGTGTGCTGAGGCAGGCAAAGGCAGCTGGGAGTCCCAGCTATTGGTCAGATGTTACCTGATTAATCACCACTGCATGTTAATTATGTATTAGTGACTTGCTGCTGTGTTGTCTTGGTCAAGTGGAGTCCCCTGCTGGAATGAGAGTTCACAGCATGAAGGATGGAATGTGGATGTGATGGTTCAATATCAGGGATATTTCTTAATTCCTGGTGCTAATGTGTATTTTCTCTGATAGGCAGCAATATCACCAGTGGCAAAAGGACCATAATGTCATGGTTGGCACCCAGACTTGCAGGGCACTGCCCAGCTTAAGTTTCATATACTTGGGAAGTGTCTGGTAGTTGCAGCTGAGTTACTTTGTTGAATgtgtaattctttttttttttttttttttttttttccctccagtggTTACTTAGCATTCAAATGTGAAACGCTACATAAAGAATGAAATTGCCCTCCTGGTAACTAGGTTTTCCAGCACTTTGCAGTTTTCTAGGCTATAGAACTTCTTGCTTTTCACATCAGAAACTCCCAACCAAGTTGACTCCGTGTCAAAACTTTTTATGTCTCTGTGTTTGACTTCCTAGCTAATGAAAATGGTCTTCAGATCTGCATGGGTGGATCTTGACTCCAATGTTCTTCTCTGCCCAAATGTATAGCTCTCCTTTTAAAGTCTGTGGGAGCTCTGCTTATGAAAAAAGATAGGCTACCAATGTCAAGATCTGCCATATGAAGCAGCAAAAAGAGCTTTTTGCCCTCTATCTGTAAAACTTGTCTCAGTGCTGAGTAGCCAAAGAACATTTCTATCCAGCAGT belongs to Lonchura striata isolate bLonStr1 chromosome 14, bLonStr1.mat, whole genome shotgun sequence and includes:
- the IDS gene encoding iduronate 2-sulfatase; its protein translation is MAAARLCPCLFLCLFLLLLRLPRDAFAAGPAAAGPGAGRGPGDGMNVLFIIVDDLRPVLGCYGDKLVKSPNIDQLASQSMVFSNAYAQQAVCAPSRVSFLTGRRPDTTRLYDFYSYWRVHAGNYSTMPQYFKENGYVTLSVGKVFHPGVSSNYSDDYPYSWSIPPFHPSAEKHENDKTCRGKDGKLHANLVCPVNVTEMPEGTLPDIQSTEEAIHLLNVMKSTRQKFFLAVGYHKPHIPLRYPQEFLKLYPLENITLAPDPWVPKKLPSVAYNPWMDIRQRDDVEALNVSFPYGALPDDFQRQIRQSYYAAVSYLDVQIGLLLSALDDAGLSNNTIVVFTADHGWSLGEHGEWAKYSNFDVATRVPLMFYVPGMTTSPVSQGARVFPYLDPFSYIGVSVPQGQSKQVVELVSLFPTLAELAGLPVPPACPEMSFGVVLCTEGRSIVHYFNISEGEVGEGKEGCADADRCFNEEPVAFSQYPRPADTPQWNSDKPKLKDIRIMGYSMRTIDYRYTLWVQFDPNNFRANFEDVHAGELYMMENDPNQDNNVYNNTSHGWFFKKLLGFLKH